The sequence TGGGCGTGCTGATCGTGGCCATCCTCACCGCCATTGGCGGCGGCGTGATCCGCGATGTGCTGATCGACCGTGTGCCCGTGGTATTCCGCGATGCCTCGCCCGTCAGCACCATCATCGCCACCCTGGGTGTGGCCTGGCTGTTGAGCCTGCACAAAGATTGGAACGCCGCCATGCACCGCGTATTCGTGCTGGCTGATTCGATCGGGCTGATTGCCTTCAGCCTGGCCGGCGCGCAGGTCGGCATCGACTTTGGTCTCAATCTGTTCGGTGTGCTCTGCGTGGGCTTCATCACCGCGGTAGGTGGCGGCGTGCTGCGCGATGTGCTGGTCAATGATGTGCCGTTCATTCTCGACCGCGATTTCTACGGCACGGTCGCCATCCTGATGGCTGGTCTGCTGTATGCCGCACACGCACTGGGTTATAGCGGCACTGCCACCTTGTGGACGCTGTTTGCCGTGGGTCTGGTCATCCGCTTGCTGGCTCATGCGAGGGACTTCCGGCTGCCGACCGTCTAGGGAGTTTCCCTTATCGATCGTCTGCCGGACAGGCCGATATGCCAATGGCTTGGTAGAATAGTCAGGATGTTGACCCTCCCCACCGATTTCGACGCCCTGCGCGACTGGCTTGCGCATCGGCTCGATACTGCCCGGCAACCTGCCGGTGGTGACATCCATACCGAAGACGACACCACGCCCGCTGCCGTGCTGGTGCCCATTGTCATGCGGCCGGATGCCCCCACTATCTTGTTGACCAAGCGTCATGCCGGCCTGGCCAAGCATGCCGGGCAGATCAGTTTCCCCGGTGGTCGTACCGAAATCGATGAAACCCCCGAGCAGGCCGCGCTGCGCGAAACCGAAGAAGAAGTCGGCATCGCCCCCACGCTGGTCCGGACCGTGGGGCGGCTATCGCACTACACCACGATTACCCGTTACAAGGTGACGCCGGTGGTGGCGCTGGTCCAGCCCGATTTCGTGCTGGCCCTGCAGGCCGATGAGGTGGAAGAGGTCTTCGAAGTACCGCTCAGCTTTGTGCTGAACCCTGCCAGCTATATTGAAAAGAGCCTGAACCTGCCCGAGCGCAGGATGGTGACTTATGCACTGGATTGGCAGGGCAAGATCATTTGGGGCGCCACAGCAGGCATGCTGATGATGCTCCGCCGAACTTTGGAGGAAACCCATTCATGAGCGCTGCCAACGCCGTTCTCACCACCGCGCGCCTGACCCTTGAACCGCTGAAGGCCAGCCACGCCGATGCGCTGTTCGCCGGCCTCAGCAATGCCTCGCTGTACCAGTACATCCCGCAAGAGCCGCCCGCCAGCGTCGAAGCCCTGCGCGAACGCTACAAACGCCTCGAAAGCCGCAGCTCGCCAAGCGGCGATGAATGGTGGCTCAACTGGGCTGTACGCCTGACCGACGGTGCCTACATCGGCCGCGTTGAAGCCACGGTCGATGAAGACAACAAGGCCATCGTTGCCTGGTTCGTCTTTGCCGAGCACCAGCGCAAGGGTTACGCCAAAGAGGCCGTGACCAAGCTGCTCGAACACCTCGAAGGCCCGTTCATGGCGCTGGAATACGAAGTGTTTGTCGATACGCGCAATGCCGCATCGATTGGGCTGGTTGAGTCGCTCGGTTTCAAGCGTGCCGCCACCATCCCCAATGCCCAGAAGTTCAAGGGCAGCACGAGCGACGAATACCGCTACAGCCTGATTCCCCCCAGCGTGGCCAAGGCCGCCAAGGGCAAGAAGAAGTGAGCGATAGCGACGTCGTCGTCGCCTACACCGATGGCGCCTGCAAAGGCAACCCCGGCCCCGGTGGCTGGGGTGCCTTGCTGGTCTACAAAGGCCAGGAGAAGGAGCTGTTCGGCGGCGAGCCCGATACCACCAATAACCGCATGGAACTCATGGCCGTGATCATGGCGCTCGAAACGCTCAAGCGTCCGTGCGCGGTCAAGGTCTGGCTCGATTCGCAGTACGTGAAGAACGGCATTGAAAGCTGGATACACGGCTGGAAGCGCAACGGCTGGAAAACCGCCGACAAGAAGCCGGTCAAGAATGCTGAACTCTGGCAGCGTCTGGATGCCGCCCGTGGCCGCCATCAGGTTGAATGGGCTTGGGTCAAAGGCCACGCGGGTCACGCTGGCAACGAACGCGCCGACGCGCTCGCCAACCGTGGCGTGGACAGCATCCGATGAGTGCGCCAGCCATCACCCTGCACCCGTACAACGGCAACGACCGCCCGCTGCTGCGCGGCATGGAGCTCCTGTACTCGCATGATTTCAGCGAAATCACCACGCTGAGCTTCAAGGAATCGGGCTACTTCCTCACCGAGGCACAGTTCGACGAATACTTCATCAACGTGTTTGCCACGCTGATCATCCGCGTCGATGGCAAACCCGCCGGCTTTGCCATCATCGATAACAAAAGCCAGCTCGACGGCGCCAGCGATGTGCACGACGTGCTGCAGTTCTTCATCCTGCGCGGGATGCGCAAACGCGGCATCGGCAAGCTTGCCGCGCGTGCCGTGTTCGACCGCTACCCCGGCAAATGGGAAGTCCGCCAGATCGATGAAAACGCCGCCGCCCAGGTCTTCTGGCGCCGTGCGATCAGCGAGTACACGGGCGGTAACTTTGC comes from Chitinimonas sp. BJYL2 and encodes:
- a CDS encoding GNAT family N-acetyltransferase is translated as MSAANAVLTTARLTLEPLKASHADALFAGLSNASLYQYIPQEPPASVEALRERYKRLESRSSPSGDEWWLNWAVRLTDGAYIGRVEATVDEDNKAIVAWFVFAEHQRKGYAKEAVTKLLEHLEGPFMALEYEVFVDTRNAASIGLVESLGFKRAATIPNAQKFKGSTSDEYRYSLIPPSVAKAAKGKKK
- a CDS encoding trimeric intracellular cation channel family protein: MSMLIDLLFDMDWLFLVGTAAFSISGYLVGVKKRFDLLGVLIVAILTAIGGGVIRDVLIDRVPVVFRDASPVSTIIATLGVAWLLSLHKDWNAAMHRVFVLADSIGLIAFSLAGAQVGIDFGLNLFGVLCVGFITAVGGGVLRDVLVNDVPFILDRDFYGTVAILMAGLLYAAHALGYSGTATLWTLFAVGLVIRLLAHARDFRLPTV
- a CDS encoding GNAT family N-acetyltransferase produces the protein MSAPAITLHPYNGNDRPLLRGMELLYSHDFSEITTLSFKESGYFLTEAQFDEYFINVFATLIIRVDGKPAGFAIIDNKSQLDGASDVHDVLQFFILRGMRKRGIGKLAARAVFDRYPGKWEVRQIDENAAAQVFWRRAISEYTGGNFAERRWEDEDGGGVVQTFHTPSHTA
- a CDS encoding CoA pyrophosphatase: MLTLPTDFDALRDWLAHRLDTARQPAGGDIHTEDDTTPAAVLVPIVMRPDAPTILLTKRHAGLAKHAGQISFPGGRTEIDETPEQAALRETEEEVGIAPTLVRTVGRLSHYTTITRYKVTPVVALVQPDFVLALQADEVEEVFEVPLSFVLNPASYIEKSLNLPERRMVTYALDWQGKIIWGATAGMLMMLRRTLEETHS
- the rnhA gene encoding ribonuclease HI produces the protein MSDSDVVVAYTDGACKGNPGPGGWGALLVYKGQEKELFGGEPDTTNNRMELMAVIMALETLKRPCAVKVWLDSQYVKNGIESWIHGWKRNGWKTADKKPVKNAELWQRLDAARGRHQVEWAWVKGHAGHAGNERADALANRGVDSIR